The Bacillota bacterium genomic interval GTTCGCCCGAACCCGCAGCAGAATACGGATGCCACCGATCGCTGCGGTGCTCAGCAACCATTCAACGATAATCACGCTTCTCGGGACCACGAAGGGGCGGTAGAACACATTGAGAAGCCACATGCCCACGGTGCCCATCCCCGTGGCCGACGCAATGGTGAAAAGCTCGGGCAGACTCGCGTAAGCCCACACCCTGCCGTAGAGCCCCATGACAGCTAAAAGCCCAAGCCGCACGGTCACGGCTACCGCGCCCGCCCATGGGATTTGCGCTGCATAGCGTGCCGGAATCTCTCCGTCAAAGCGCAGGGCATAGCTTGCCACTAAGGAAATGGCGACCGCCACTGCGTCGAGTAGAGCAAGCGCCGCTATCCTCCGTGCCTTCGCCGTCATCCCTTACACCCCCTTCCTGCCGCATACACGCCAGACCGCTAGCGCCTTCTCGGTACGAAATGTCGCTTCCTGCGCCTAACGACGTAATCAACTTCCACTGCATCATCCAACTCCCTCAATGGCACGCCTAAGGGTATCCACCACAAGCTCCACCTCATCCAGGGTCAGGTTGTTGTGAAAGGGCAACGCGATGGTCCTTCTCGCGACGGATTCGGTTACCGGTAGCTCCCCACTCCGATACCCAAACCGCTCCCGGATGTACGGCTGGAGGTGCACGGGGGAGAAGTAGCCTCGGGTCGGGATGCCCTCCGCCTCCATGGCCTTCATGACCGGCTCCCGATCCAGGTCCTCCTCCAGGGTTGCCACGTACACGAACCAGCTCATTCTCACGTGGGGTTTGACTACGGGCGGACGGACTCCGGAAACCTCTCGTAGCCTCTCGGTGTACCAAGCTGCCACACGTGCTCGCTTCTCAAGAAACTGCTCGATTCGGCGAAGCTGTGAGAGACCTAGTGCGGCGCTCATCTCGTCCATGCGGTAGTTGTAGCCGAGCCGTTCATGCTCAAGCCACGCACCCATTTCACCCCGGCCCTGATTCCGGAGGCTCCTGGCTAACTCGGCTATGCTGTCGCTGTTAGTAACGATGACTCCCCCTTCGCCGGTCGTGATCTGCTTGTTCGGATAGAACGCAAAGGCGGCTGCATCACCGAATTGCCCGAGCATGCGTCCCTTATACTGGGCCCCGAGTGCTTCGCAAGAGTCGTCGATGACTCGCAAGCCATAGCCGCCGGCAACCTCAAGAATGGCGTCCCACTCCGCAGGGTGCCCGAAAACGTCGACTGCCAGGACGGCCTTCGTCCGGGGGCTGATCTTTCGCTCTACGTCGGATGGGTCGATGTTGTAGGTCTCGGGCTCCACATCGGCGAAGACGGGTGTGGCGCCCTCGTACAGCAAAACGTTCGCACTCGCTGCGAAGGTAAACGACGGGACGATGACTTCATCCCCAGGTCCGATACCCAGCGCTTTTACAGTCAAGTGAAGGGCCGCGGTACCTGAACTCACCGATACGGCATGGCGAACACCGACGTATTCCGCAATGGCGTGCTCAAACTCCGCTGCTTTGGGTCCCAGGGCAAGTCGTCCGGACCGCAGAACATCCAAAACAGCCTGCTCATCAGACTCGTCAATTTCCGGTGCGCTCATTGACAGGCGTGGCACAACTACCGCCATTCCCTCCCCTATAGGCCTCAGGCCACGTTAAACATGCTTCCTGTAAAACGGGGCGTCTAGGAGACTGCTCGGTTTCCTGTTGAAGCAGGGGCTTGATCAGGGATTTGAAAGGACAAGGAGGCATCCAGTGGGATCCATCCTCATCCAGTGGGGGGTTCCAAAGGAGGCGCGACAGCCTTCGAGGCACCTTTCCAGGCCTTATTTTCCCTTATCGCTTCCTTTATTGCCATCTTTTCCCTCATGCAGGGCAGACCTCCCCCACGGGTGGCCCGGCGGCCATCACTTCCTTGACGTTGTGGTTGACCGCCGCGAGCAGGAGCTGGAAGCGCACCTTGATCCGGCCCCAATAGCGTGCCTTTCGGGCGCCGTGGGTCTTGAGCAGCCGCACGATGCGCTCGATGCGGGCCCGCAGCCGGTAGCGCGCCCGGAAGGCCGGCGTCTTCTGGATCGCCCGGGCCTCCCGCAGCGCCGCCTCGTAGGGATGCATCGTGACCTGACGCGCCGCTGCCGGCGTGCAGCGGGCCTTGAGCGGACAGGCCCCGCAGGCCTCGGCCGGAAAGCTCACCACGAACTCCTTGTGGGCCTGCAGCCGGCCCGGGTCGA includes:
- a CDS encoding DegT/DnrJ/EryC1/StrS family aminotransferase, whose protein sequence is MAVVVPRLSMSAPEIDESDEQAVLDVLRSGRLALGPKAAEFEHAIAEYVGVRHAVSVSSGTAALHLTVKALGIGPGDEVIVPSFTFAASANVLLYEGATPVFADVEPETYNIDPSDVERKISPRTKAVLAVDVFGHPAEWDAILEVAGGYGLRVIDDSCEALGAQYKGRMLGQFGDAAAFAFYPNKQITTGEGGVIVTNSDSIAELARSLRNQGRGEMGAWLEHERLGYNYRMDEMSAALGLSQLRRIEQFLEKRARVAAWYTERLREVSGVRPPVVKPHVRMSWFVYVATLEEDLDREPVMKAMEAEGIPTRGYFSPVHLQPYIRERFGYRSGELPVTESVARRTIALPFHNNLTLDEVELVVDTLRRAIEGVG